One genomic segment of Hydra vulgaris chromosome 14, alternate assembly HydraT2T_AEP includes these proteins:
- the LOC136091025 gene encoding THAP domain-containing protein 2-like — protein MPFKCCVTGCRGNYDKEHKVKLFRLPNKNRNPQERERWIRSIPRENIPNSLNTFICENHWSVNYETCQIYSKNRPLNPPTIFICVFQSQVPTPPLTKRTTTKSLPSTL, from the coding sequence ATGCCCTTTAAATGTTGTGTAACTGGTTGTAGAGGTAACTAtgataaagaacataaagttaaactttttcgATTACCAAACAAAAACCGTAATCCTCAAGAAAGAGAAAGATGGATTAGATCTATTCCAAGAGAAAACATTCCAAATAGTCTAAATACATTCATTTGTGAAAATCATTGGTCAGTTAATTATGAAACTTGTCAGATTTATAGTAAAAATCGTCCTTTAAATCCACCAACTATTTTCATCTGTGTATTTCAAAGTCAAGTTCCTACACCTCCATTAACAAAAAGAACAACGACAAAATCACTACCATCTACGTTGTAA